A window of the Lactuca sativa cultivar Salinas chromosome 7, Lsat_Salinas_v11, whole genome shotgun sequence genome harbors these coding sequences:
- the LOC122195069 gene encoding replication factor C subunit 3-like — MAPQQITEEVVYLCTGNPLPKDIEHISYWLLNESFSFSFQKISDIKARKGLALVDIVREVTMHPTIAKWVTRQAYIVQRVWVSLEN, encoded by the exons ATGGCTCCTCAGCAGATAACTGAAGAAGTTGTATACCTCTGCACAGGCAATCCGTTGCCTAAAGACATTGAACATATATCTTACTGGCTTCTAAATGAATCATTTTCATTTAGCTTTCAAA AAATATCTGATATCAAGGCAAGAAAAGGATTGGCTTTAGTGGACATTGTAAGAGAAGTAACCAT GCACCCCACTATAGCGAAATGGGTCACCCGACAAGCCTATATTGTGCAACGCGTGTGGGTCTCATTGGAGAACTAA